From Plasmodium relictum strain SGS1 genome assembly, contig: PRELSG_00_v1_409, whole genome shotgun sequence, one genomic window encodes:
- the ETRAMP gene encoding early transcribed membrane protein yields the protein LLAPCFCSVNDQILKKEMDMIDTSIKKRGKEKKIIIASIATVAAVLIASGLIGGGLYLNRDKFKSVWKNSQLANASSNIINRSLKKLDDDIKERVDKGEKNIDKIFTKKYIKGVIDNEIQESGHKFSGIQKRELHVFISHFKFLIDESMEKLKNRNLISN from the coding sequence TTACTGGCACCATGTTTCTGCTCTGTGAATGatcaaattttaaaaaaggaaatggATATGATTGATACATCTATAAAGAAAAGAggaaaggaaaaaaaaattataattgcTTCTATAGCTACAGTAGCAGCTGTTCTTATAGCATCTGGTTTAATAGGAGGAGGATTATATTTGAACAGAGATAAATTTAAATCCGTATGGAAGAATTCTCAATTAGCAAATGCTTCTAgcaatattattaatagaagtttaaaaaaattagatgaTGATATAAAAGAACGTGTTGATAaaggagaaaaaaatatagataaaatatttacaaaaaaatatattaagggTGTTATAGATAATGAAATTCAAGAAAGTGGACACAAATTTTCTGGAATTCAGAAAAGGGAGTTGCATGTATTTATTTctcattttaaatttttgatAGATGAATCTat